Proteins encoded in a region of the Vibrio ponticus genome:
- the rpsC gene encoding 30S ribosomal protein S3 — protein sequence MGQKVHPNGIRLGIVKPWNATWFANTKDFADNLDGDFKVRQFLTKELAKASLSRIVIERPAKSIRVTIHTARPGVVIGKKGEDVEKLRAAVAKIAGVPAQINIAEVRKPELDAQLVGDSIASQLERRVMFRRAMKRAVQNAMRLGAKGIKVEVSGRLGGAEIARSEWYREGRVPLHTLRADIDYATSSAHTQYGVIGIKTWIFKGEILGGMPAANAVEPKADKPKKQRKGRK from the coding sequence ATGGGTCAAAAAGTACATCCAAATGGTATTCGTCTTGGCATCGTTAAGCCTTGGAATGCTACATGGTTTGCTAATACCAAAGATTTCGCTGACAACCTAGACGGCGACTTCAAGGTACGTCAGTTCCTAACTAAGGAACTAGCAAAAGCATCACTATCACGTATCGTTATCGAGCGTCCTGCTAAGAGCATCCGTGTGACTATTCACACTGCTCGTCCAGGCGTAGTAATCGGTAAGAAAGGTGAAGACGTAGAGAAACTACGTGCAGCTGTAGCGAAAATCGCAGGTGTACCAGCGCAAATTAACATCGCTGAAGTACGTAAACCTGAGCTTGACGCTCAACTTGTTGGTGACAGCATCGCGTCTCAACTAGAGCGTCGTGTTATGTTCCGTCGTGCTATGAAGCGCGCGGTACAAAACGCTATGCGTCTAGGCGCTAAAGGCATCAAAGTGGAAGTAAGCGGTCGTCTAGGCGGCGCTGAAATCGCACGTTCTGAGTGGTACCGTGAAGGTCGTGTGCCTCTACACACTCTACGTGCTGACATTGATTACGCAACTTCTTCGGCTCACACTCAATACGGTGTGATCGGCATTAAGACTTGGATCTTCAAAGGTGAGATCCTAGGCGGTATGCCAGCAGCTAACGCTGTAGAGCCTAAGGCTGACAAGCCTAAGAAGCAGCGCAAAGGCCGTAAGTAA
- the rplP gene encoding 50S ribosomal protein L16: MLQPKRTKFRKVQTGRNRGLAKGTDVSFGEFGLKAVGRGRLTARQIEAARRAMTRHVKRQGKIWIRVFPDKPITEKPLEVRQGKGKGNVEYWVAQIQPGKVMYEMGGVPEELAREAFRLAARKLPFKTTFVTKQVM; the protein is encoded by the coding sequence ATGCTACAACCTAAACGTACTAAGTTCCGTAAGGTTCAGACAGGTCGTAACCGTGGTCTAGCTAAAGGTACTGATGTAAGCTTCGGCGAATTCGGTCTTAAAGCTGTTGGCCGTGGTCGTCTAACTGCTCGTCAAATCGAAGCGGCACGTCGTGCAATGACACGTCACGTTAAGCGTCAAGGTAAAATCTGGATCCGTGTGTTCCCAGACAAACCTATCACAGAAAAACCACTTGAAGTTCGTCAAGGTAAGGGTAAAGGTAACGTTGAGTACTGGGTAGCCCAAATCCAACCTGGTAAGGTTATGTACGAAATGGGTGGTGTACCTGAAGAATTGGCACGTGAAGCGTTCCGCCTAGCGGCTCGTAAACTGCCATTCAAGACTACATTTGTAACTAAGCAGGTGATGTGA
- the rpmC gene encoding 50S ribosomal protein L29: MKAQDLREKSVEELNAELLNLLREQFNLRMQAATGQLQQTHTLKAVRRDIARVKTVLTEKAGA; this comes from the coding sequence ATGAAAGCACAAGATCTACGCGAAAAGAGCGTTGAAGAGCTTAACGCTGAGCTATTGAATTTGCTACGTGAACAGTTCAACTTGCGCATGCAAGCTGCAACTGGTCAACTACAGCAAACTCATACTCTGAAAGCTGTACGCCGTGATATCGCACGTGTGAAAACTGTTTTGACTGAGAAGGCAGGCGCATAA
- the rpsQ gene encoding 30S ribosomal protein S17: protein MSEVKRTQQGRVVSDKMDKSIVVAIERFVKHPIYGKFVKRTTKVHAHDENNECGLGDTVEIAECRPLSKTKSWTLVKVLEKAKG, encoded by the coding sequence ATGAGCGAAGTAAAACGTACTCAACAAGGTCGTGTAGTTAGCGACAAGATGGACAAGTCTATCGTAGTTGCTATCGAACGTTTCGTAAAACACCCGATTTACGGTAAGTTCGTTAAACGTACGACTAAAGTACACGCACATGACGAAAACAACGAGTGTGGCCTAGGCGACACTGTTGAAATCGCAGAGTGCCGTCCACTATCTAAGACTAAGTCTTGGACATTGGTAAAAGTTCTAGAAAAAGCTAAAGGTTAA
- the rplN gene encoding 50S ribosomal protein L14, with product MIQMQSTLDAADNSGARKVMCIKVLGGSHRRYAHIGDVIKVTVKEAIPRGKVKKGDVLKAVVVRTRKGVRRPDGSVIRFDRNACVLLNDNTEQPIGTRIFGPVTRELRGDKFMKIVSLAPEVL from the coding sequence ATGATCCAAATGCAAAGTACACTTGACGCAGCTGATAACTCAGGCGCGCGCAAGGTAATGTGTATTAAGGTCCTGGGTGGCTCACACCGCCGTTATGCACATATCGGTGACGTTATCAAAGTTACTGTGAAGGAAGCAATTCCTCGCGGTAAAGTTAAAAAAGGTGACGTTCTGAAGGCGGTTGTTGTGCGCACTCGCAAAGGCGTTCGTCGTCCAGACGGTTCTGTCATTCGCTTCGACCGTAATGCTTGCGTATTGTTGAATGACAATACTGAGCAACCAATCGGTACACGTATCTTTGGCCCTGTGACACGTGAGCTTCGTGGCGATAAGTTCATGAAGATCGTTTCACTGGCTCCAGAAGTTCTGTAA